One part of the Tunicatimonas pelagia genome encodes these proteins:
- a CDS encoding TetR/AcrR family transcriptional regulator, whose product MVTLRLSERYFTRDPQHTELGSKIISHSIKMIDELGFEQFTFKKLATQIQSTEASVYRYFENKHKLLIYLIAWYWKWMEYLIDYRTNHLADPEEKLKIALRAICDEAEFDPAFAEIDETALYRIVVSESNKTYLTKQVDEDNKEGLFRGYKDLCKQIATIAKEVNPEYAYPHALISTVLEASHQQAFFALHLPSLTEVKKGQDDLHNQVYKYIENLVFAALRR is encoded by the coding sequence ATGGTTACACTACGGCTCAGCGAGCGCTACTTCACTCGTGATCCTCAGCACACAGAATTAGGTTCAAAAATTATCAGTCACAGTATCAAAATGATTGATGAGTTAGGGTTTGAACAATTTACATTTAAAAAACTTGCCACCCAGATTCAGTCAACGGAAGCGTCGGTTTATCGTTATTTCGAGAATAAACATAAGCTTCTTATCTACTTAATTGCTTGGTATTGGAAGTGGATGGAGTACTTGATTGATTATCGAACCAATCACCTAGCCGACCCTGAAGAAAAGCTCAAAATAGCCTTAAGAGCAATATGCGATGAAGCCGAATTTGATCCGGCCTTTGCTGAAATTGACGAAACGGCCCTGTACCGTATTGTGGTTTCTGAGTCAAACAAAACCTACCTGACTAAGCAGGTAGATGAAGACAACAAAGAAGGACTGTTTCGGGGCTATAAAGATTTGTGCAAGCAAATTGCTACTATTGCTAAAGAGGTAAATCCTGAATATGCCTACCCACACGCCCTGATTAGCACGGTGTTGGAGGCTTCGCATCAGCAAGCTTTTTTTGCACTGCACTTACCTTCCCTTACCGAAGTTAAGAAAGGTCAGGATGATCTACACAATCAGGTGTATAAGTACATAGAAAATTTGGTATTTGCCGCGCTTCGTCGCTAA
- a CDS encoding heavy metal-binding domain-containing protein codes for MLVTTTSTLQDKTVTEHLGLVSGEAIIGANVFRDFFAGIRDIVGGRSGSYERALRNAKEIALREMQEEAQKLGANAVIGVDLDYETVGKESSMLMVTASGTAITYQ; via the coding sequence ATGCTAGTCACTACCACTTCCACCTTACAAGATAAAACAGTTACTGAGCATCTCGGGTTAGTATCCGGCGAAGCCATCATTGGAGCAAATGTATTTCGCGATTTCTTTGCTGGCATCCGCGATATTGTCGGCGGTCGTTCGGGTTCTTACGAACGGGCATTACGAAACGCTAAAGAAATTGCCTTACGAGAAATGCAGGAGGAAGCCCAAAAACTAGGGGCTAACGCCGTTATTGGCGTAGATTTAGACTACGAAACTGTAGGAAAAGAATCTAGTATGCTGATGGTAACCGCCAGTGGTACAGCTATCACCTATCAGTAA
- a CDS encoding MOSC domain-containing protein, whose translation MGDRFQAGECELQVTQPRFPCFKLGIRFGDPTMIRHFLQRNQPGVYFSVIKEGSVQAGDSLTLLKKSDSQLTITDIVRLYAIDKDDRAGIELAANDLHLPEDWREYFAKKLE comes from the coding sequence ATTGGCGACCGCTTTCAAGCGGGAGAATGTGAACTGCAAGTAACCCAACCTCGTTTTCCCTGCTTCAAACTCGGCATCCGATTCGGTGACCCTACCATGATCCGGCACTTTTTGCAGCGCAATCAGCCGGGAGTATACTTCTCAGTAATCAAAGAAGGCTCAGTACAAGCTGGCGATTCGCTAACGCTACTCAAAAAATCCGATTCTCAGTTAACAATCACCGACATTGTTCGCCTATATGCAATCGATAAAGATGACCGAGCGGGAATAGAGTTAGCCGCTAACGATCTGCACCTTCCTGAAGATTGGCGGGAGTATTTTGCGAAAAAACTTGAGTAA
- a CDS encoding Gfo/Idh/MocA family protein, whose protein sequence is MNRRDFTRTLAAGASALPFTHSFASSFSQDKKLGVALVGLGGYSQGQLGPALQETENCYLAGVVTGTPEKEKVWADKYGIPEKNIYNYETYDQIADNDDIDIIYVVLPNSMHAEYTIRAAEAGKHVICEKPMAMNVAECRQMMDACEKAGVKLSIGYRLHFEPYNQKVMEVAKENTMGKINFVRCGAGYRMGDNWDQWRLQKDLAGTGALGNMGVYAIQGAIYAVGENPLYVRAQEFKTIPKKFDETDETVTFQFEFPSGVVANCETSHNAKMNYLYVSAEDGWIELDPYSQYGGLKGKTSKGPLNFPQVNQQARQMDDFAACILNNTQTPVPGEMGLRDVQIIDGILASIESGGDKVKLDDLAF, encoded by the coding sequence ATGAACCGACGCGATTTTACCCGTACTTTAGCTGCTGGGGCTTCAGCACTTCCCTTCACGCACTCATTTGCTTCTTCCTTTTCTCAAGATAAAAAGCTAGGAGTAGCCCTGGTGGGTTTAGGTGGTTATAGTCAAGGCCAACTTGGGCCAGCCTTGCAGGAAACCGAAAATTGTTATCTGGCGGGAGTGGTAACAGGCACTCCGGAAAAGGAGAAAGTCTGGGCGGATAAATACGGTATCCCGGAGAAAAATATCTACAATTACGAAACCTACGATCAGATTGCCGATAATGATGATATTGACATTATCTACGTAGTGTTGCCCAATTCTATGCACGCCGAGTATACCATCCGAGCCGCCGAAGCGGGCAAACACGTAATCTGCGAAAAGCCGATGGCGATGAATGTAGCGGAATGTCGTCAGATGATGGATGCTTGCGAGAAAGCCGGAGTGAAATTATCTATTGGCTATCGTTTGCACTTTGAGCCTTACAACCAAAAAGTGATGGAAGTGGCGAAGGAGAATACGATGGGTAAGATCAATTTTGTGCGCTGCGGAGCCGGTTACCGCATGGGTGATAACTGGGATCAATGGCGGCTACAAAAAGATTTAGCTGGAACCGGGGCACTGGGCAATATGGGCGTTTACGCTATTCAGGGAGCAATTTACGCCGTAGGTGAAAATCCGCTGTACGTGCGAGCGCAGGAGTTTAAAACCATACCCAAGAAGTTTGACGAAACCGATGAGACGGTCACTTTCCAATTTGAATTTCCGAGTGGGGTAGTAGCGAACTGCGAAACCAGCCATAATGCCAAAATGAATTATCTCTACGTCTCGGCCGAAGATGGATGGATAGAGCTTGATCCGTATTCGCAGTACGGTGGTCTGAAGGGGAAAACTAGCAAAGGCCCCCTTAACTTTCCGCAGGTGAACCAGCAGGCCCGGCAGATGGATGACTTTGCGGCTTGTATTTTAAATAACACTCAAACCCCCGTACCCGGCGAAATGGGATTACGCGATGTGCAAATTATTGATGGTATTCTAGCTTCTATTGAGTCGGGTGGTGATAAGGTAAAGCTGGATGATTTGGCGTTCTGA
- the rbsK gene encoding ribokinase: MNQSIAVIGSSNIDLIAQVAHFPQPGETIGNARYSQAYGGKGANQAVAAARAGGNVTFIASVGKDTFGQTMLTNFSKEGINTDYITQSGEEPSGTAIILVNEAGENCIAVAPGANALLSSELIDEARIAISGAEIILLQLEIPVETVAYVVGLANRLGKKVMLNPAPAQPLSDDLLKHLHYLVLNETEAALLVDHPVETTHQIEEAANKLLQKRVQTVIITLGARGAYVATRREQQMVSAYGIQPVDTTGAGDTFCGALATALSQQKKLNDAIAFANAAAALATTKLGAQPSAPTAAAIAALMKEQSFSSDEDF; this comes from the coding sequence ATGAACCAGTCTATTGCGGTGATTGGCAGCTCTAATATTGACCTGATTGCTCAGGTAGCTCACTTTCCTCAACCCGGCGAAACCATAGGCAATGCCCGCTACAGTCAGGCGTACGGTGGCAAAGGAGCTAATCAAGCCGTAGCTGCGGCCCGAGCTGGAGGTAACGTTACGTTCATTGCCAGCGTGGGTAAGGATACGTTTGGTCAGACTATGCTTACGAACTTTTCTAAAGAAGGTATCAATACGGATTATATCACCCAGTCGGGCGAAGAACCTAGCGGTACGGCGATTATTCTGGTAAACGAAGCGGGCGAAAACTGCATAGCCGTAGCTCCGGGAGCTAACGCCTTGCTTTCTTCGGAACTGATTGATGAGGCGCGAATTGCGATTTCCGGAGCCGAGATTATTCTGCTTCAGTTAGAAATTCCGGTAGAAACGGTAGCTTACGTGGTGGGGTTGGCGAATAGGTTAGGTAAAAAAGTGATGCTTAATCCGGCACCGGCTCAACCTCTGAGCGACGATCTACTTAAACATCTTCACTACTTAGTTCTCAACGAGACTGAAGCTGCGTTGCTGGTAGATCATCCGGTAGAGACCACCCATCAAATAGAAGAGGCAGCCAATAAACTCTTGCAGAAGCGAGTGCAAACCGTGATTATTACACTAGGCGCGCGAGGAGCCTACGTGGCTACGCGCCGAGAACAGCAAATGGTTTCGGCCTATGGGATTCAGCCCGTAGATACCACTGGCGCGGGCGACACTTTTTGCGGAGCACTGGCCACGGCTTTATCGCAGCAAAAGAAACTTAACGATGCTATCGCTTTTGCCAATGCGGCGGCAGCCTTAGCTACTACTAAATTGGGTGCCCAACCTTCTGCCCCTACTGCTGCTGCCATTGCTGCCCTAATGAAAGAGCAGTCGTTCTCATCGGATGAAGACTTCTAA
- the ribA gene encoding GTP cyclohydrolase II, which yields MAVGKMIMVPLERQAETPLPTPYGTFRIIAYADQENNPMPHIAMVSEKTDFSQPILVRIHSECMTGDVFGSLRCDCGEQLQEAMRKTGAEGGVIIYLRQEGRGIGLINKMKAYNLQDKGLNTAEANLHLGFEIDARDYDIAVRMLKDLEVKSIKLMTNNPEKVDSFISSGIELVDRVPLEIAPREENYGYLQTKQKLMGHMIDLPANNNNHH from the coding sequence ATGGCTGTTGGAAAGATGATTATGGTGCCCTTAGAACGACAGGCCGAAACGCCCTTACCTACTCCTTACGGGACGTTTCGTATTATTGCGTACGCTGACCAAGAAAATAATCCTATGCCCCACATTGCGATGGTTAGCGAAAAAACAGACTTTTCCCAACCGATACTGGTGCGAATTCATTCGGAATGTATGACGGGCGATGTATTCGGTTCTTTGCGCTGCGACTGCGGTGAACAGCTCCAAGAAGCAATGCGGAAAACCGGAGCGGAAGGTGGAGTGATTATTTATCTTCGGCAAGAAGGGCGAGGCATTGGCCTGATTAACAAAATGAAAGCCTACAATCTTCAGGATAAGGGGTTGAACACCGCCGAAGCAAATTTGCATCTGGGATTTGAAATTGATGCCCGCGATTACGACATTGCTGTCCGAATGCTGAAAGACTTGGAAGTAAAATCCATTAAGCTAATGACGAACAATCCCGAAAAAGTAGATAGCTTCATTAGTTCCGGGATTGAGCTAGTAGACCGGGTTCCGCTAGAGATTGCCCCGCGTGAAGAGAACTACGGGTACCTTCAAACGAAGCAGAAACTGATGGGTCATATGATTGACCTTCCCGCTAATAATAACAATCATCACTAA
- a CDS encoding RibD family protein — translation MTLENYWQGLLLLKKTIADTSDEVRFCFINFGEKCEVYVNRLPVPNPKNSLVLVIVDSEANIQHHKATSFYLDNTILVLDYVYELDEEIIDFLATYMPYCFLPIQAKKQQRAIAITHFAQSLDGKIATHQGDSKWIGNDDNLIHAHRMRALCSSILIGSHTLNYDHPSLTVRLVEGSNPRRVVICSTESDFSSLQSDTKNPVLVIGSGDDPCLENTEYVQLPSNDVGKIACPDILKLLFEKGLSTVYVEGGSATTSSFLAQKSIDVLQLHIAPLIFGSGLDSFTLPEIASVSEAVQFDRFYYKPIGDTFMFVGEMHYD, via the coding sequence ATGACGCTGGAGAATTATTGGCAGGGACTACTTCTACTGAAAAAAACCATTGCTGATACTTCGGATGAAGTGCGCTTTTGCTTTATCAATTTCGGAGAGAAGTGCGAAGTATACGTTAATCGTCTTCCGGTACCCAATCCTAAAAACTCGTTGGTGCTGGTAATCGTTGACTCTGAAGCTAATATCCAGCATCATAAAGCCACCTCATTTTACCTAGACAACACAATTCTGGTGCTGGACTACGTGTACGAGTTAGATGAAGAGATCATCGATTTTCTGGCGACGTATATGCCTTACTGCTTTCTACCGATTCAGGCTAAAAAGCAGCAACGTGCCATCGCAATTACTCATTTTGCTCAGTCGCTGGATGGGAAAATTGCCACCCATCAAGGCGATTCCAAGTGGATTGGCAACGACGATAATCTTATTCACGCCCACCGCATGCGCGCCTTGTGCTCCAGTATTTTGATTGGATCGCATACGCTTAATTACGATCACCCTTCGCTTACCGTTCGCTTGGTAGAAGGCAGCAACCCGCGCCGGGTAGTTATCTGTTCTACCGAGAGCGATTTTAGCAGTTTACAGAGCGATACCAAAAATCCGGTGCTGGTGATCGGTAGCGGCGACGATCCTTGCTTAGAGAATACCGAATACGTACAGTTACCTTCTAATGATGTCGGAAAAATCGCCTGCCCCGATATACTGAAACTTCTTTTTGAAAAAGGATTATCTACCGTATACGTGGAAGGTGGCTCCGCCACCACTTCCAGCTTTTTAGCGCAAAAATCCATTGATGTGTTGCAACTACATATCGCGCCCCTAATTTTTGGATCGGGGCTGGATAGCTTTACGCTGCCCGAAATTGCTTCGGTAAGCGAAGCGGTACAGTTTGATCGATTTTACTATAAGCCCATCGGCGATACGTTTATGTTTGTGGGCGAAATGCACTATGACTAA
- a CDS encoding zinc-dependent alcohol dehydrogenase, whose product MTKTSALWHLSPQESTIRTHSDQPVSSGKCRVEAAYSLISSGTETLVASGQVPAELYQSMQVPYMEGNFSFPIKYGYSLVGKVVEGDASLLNKYVHLLHPHQSNCVVNETDVSVIPDDVPPQRAVLASNLETALNATWDAGVSAGDRVLVIGMGLIGSLVAHLSRQFPATTVQVAEADPARQDLAKEQGFFLYDPPSKPFDVAFHTSGSSAGLQTGIDAVGNAGKVIELSWYGTRSTKVNLGGSFHQQRKRIISSQVSQIPSHQQTRWDYRRRKQTVLELLKDDSWDQFLTATVDFPDTPKLFDKLRQGDRSQLSWTIRY is encoded by the coding sequence ATGACTAAAACCTCCGCCCTTTGGCATCTTTCTCCGCAAGAGAGTACTATTCGCACTCATTCCGATCAGCCAGTTAGCAGTGGAAAGTGTCGAGTGGAAGCGGCTTATTCTCTCATCAGCAGTGGTACTGAGACCTTAGTGGCTTCCGGGCAGGTGCCGGCCGAACTGTACCAGTCTATGCAAGTGCCGTACATGGAGGGCAATTTTTCGTTCCCAATTAAGTACGGCTATTCGCTGGTAGGGAAAGTAGTGGAGGGCGATGCTTCTCTGCTGAACAAATACGTTCATTTGCTTCATCCCCACCAATCTAACTGCGTAGTAAACGAGACTGATGTAAGCGTTATTCCCGACGATGTTCCGCCCCAACGTGCGGTGTTAGCCAGTAACCTAGAAACTGCGCTTAATGCCACTTGGGATGCTGGCGTTTCTGCCGGAGATCGAGTTTTGGTAATAGGAATGGGGCTGATTGGTTCGTTAGTAGCGCATCTCTCCCGCCAGTTTCCTGCTACCACGGTGCAAGTAGCCGAAGCCGACCCGGCTCGCCAGGATTTGGCTAAAGAGCAAGGCTTTTTTTTGTATGATCCGCCGAGCAAGCCATTTGATGTAGCGTTTCACACCAGCGGTAGCAGTGCCGGACTACAAACCGGCATTGATGCGGTGGGCAACGCGGGAAAAGTAATTGAGCTAAGTTGGTACGGTACCCGCTCAACCAAAGTTAATCTGGGCGGAAGTTTTCACCAGCAGCGCAAGCGGATCATTAGCTCGCAAGTTTCTCAAATCCCGTCGCATCAGCAAACCCGCTGGGACTATCGGCGGCGGAAGCAAACGGTACTAGAGTTGCTAAAAGACGATAGCTGGGATCAATTTCTAACCGCCACAGTAGATTTCCCCGATACCCCGAAGCTGTTTGATAAACTCCGGCAAGGCGACCGTTCGCAGTTGAGTTGGACTATTCGTTATTGA
- a CDS encoding GNAT family N-acetyltransferase: MGTFHSTETARTTIRRLTTADEADFVALLSDRRVTATLAFDEETMTERGTKHLLGLITSLYDSDNPILIFGVEGKQSGALVGATGYNSLDEEEAELFYAISPAFWGQGFASEVVAEMVRYAFENLPFTTLKAFVTPDNEGAKRVAEKNGFENAGQFKNPNFFEPVYLYQREK, encoded by the coding sequence ATGGGTACTTTTCATTCTACCGAAACAGCGCGAACCACCATTCGCCGACTAACTACTGCCGATGAAGCTGATTTCGTGGCCTTGCTGAGCGATCGTCGGGTAACCGCTACACTAGCCTTCGATGAGGAGACGATGACTGAGCGAGGCACCAAACATCTGCTGGGACTTATCACTTCGCTTTACGATTCAGATAATCCGATTCTAATATTCGGGGTAGAAGGAAAGCAGTCGGGCGCACTGGTAGGGGCGACAGGTTACAACTCACTAGATGAAGAAGAGGCAGAATTGTTTTACGCCATCTCCCCCGCATTCTGGGGGCAAGGTTTCGCCAGCGAGGTTGTCGCCGAGATGGTCCGCTACGCCTTTGAGAATCTTCCTTTTACTACGCTAAAAGCCTTTGTTACCCCTGACAACGAAGGAGCCAAACGAGTAGCCGAGAAGAACGGGTTTGAGAATGCTGGACAATTCAAAAACCCTAACTTCTTTGAGCCGGTGTACTTGTACCAGCGAGAGAAATAG
- a CDS encoding M24 family metallopeptidase produces MRLKNLIATICCLYISFSATAQSALPKILDLEERAQVEEEILEERIQTLLPSLMERSGIDLWLLISREYNEDPVLKTLLPPTWLSARRTTMLVMYYPEGADSVNPDRVECLAVARYDVGSLFKKAWNPEEEPDQWERLAEIIAERDPKQIGVNTSEHFAQADGLAHTDYLHLIAALSTAQAKKVVSAEKLAIGWLETRTEREEMLYEHIARIAHHIIAEGFSEKVVHPGVTTTEEVVWWYRNRINELGLDAWFHPTVDVQRADPSNTEQKRNFSKRPDKQVIMPGDLLHVDFGITYLDMNTDTQENAYVLKPGETEAPPYLREAHQTALRLMDILTDNFRVGRTGNEILLASIEEAKAEGIKPTIYTHPIGYYGHGSGPTIGLWDQQGGVPVKGDYPMYANTAYSIELNAAVFISEWDKEVRMMVEEDAFFDGENVRYLDGRQKELFLIPRQRVNEVVEY; encoded by the coding sequence ATGCGATTGAAAAATCTGATTGCTACTATTTGTTGCTTGTATATTAGCTTCTCCGCCACTGCCCAATCGGCTTTACCCAAAATTCTGGATTTGGAAGAACGAGCTCAGGTAGAAGAAGAAATCTTGGAAGAACGTATCCAAACGCTTTTACCAAGTTTAATGGAGCGCAGTGGTATTGATCTATGGCTGCTTATTTCTCGGGAGTACAACGAAGATCCGGTACTGAAAACGTTACTACCTCCCACTTGGCTTTCGGCTCGGCGCACTACTATGCTCGTCATGTATTATCCCGAAGGGGCTGATTCGGTCAATCCAGACCGGGTAGAATGCTTGGCAGTAGCCCGCTACGACGTAGGCAGCCTATTTAAAAAAGCCTGGAACCCAGAAGAGGAACCCGACCAGTGGGAGCGACTGGCCGAAATTATTGCCGAACGTGACCCCAAGCAAATTGGGGTGAATACCTCCGAACACTTTGCCCAAGCCGATGGCTTAGCCCATACTGACTATTTACACTTGATAGCTGCGCTTTCCACCGCTCAGGCTAAGAAGGTTGTCTCGGCCGAGAAACTCGCTATTGGCTGGCTGGAGACTCGTACCGAACGAGAAGAGATGCTGTACGAGCATATCGCCCGAATTGCTCACCATATTATCGCCGAAGGCTTCTCGGAAAAAGTAGTGCACCCCGGAGTTACCACTACCGAAGAAGTAGTATGGTGGTACCGCAACCGGATAAATGAACTCGGTTTGGATGCGTGGTTTCACCCAACAGTTGATGTACAACGAGCTGACCCGAGCAACACGGAGCAAAAGCGTAATTTCTCTAAACGACCGGACAAACAAGTAATTATGCCCGGCGATCTGTTGCACGTAGATTTTGGCATTACGTATTTGGATATGAATACAGATACCCAGGAAAATGCCTACGTGCTTAAACCCGGGGAAACTGAAGCACCACCCTACCTACGCGAAGCTCACCAGACGGCCCTGCGACTGATGGATATCCTTACCGATAACTTTCGGGTCGGTCGTACAGGCAATGAAATTTTACTAGCCTCCATTGAGGAGGCCAAAGCTGAGGGCATTAAACCAACTATTTACACCCACCCCATCGGCTACTACGGTCATGGTTCAGGGCCTACTATCGGACTATGGGATCAGCAGGGTGGAGTACCAGTAAAGGGCGATTACCCGATGTACGCCAATACGGCCTATTCTATTGAATTGAATGCAGCGGTGTTTATTTCGGAGTGGGATAAAGAAGTGCGGATGATGGTGGAAGAAGATGCGTTCTTTGATGGTGAAAACGTGCGTTACCTGGATGGTCGTCAGAAAGAGTTATTTCTTATTCCTCGCCAGCGGGTGAACGAGGTGGTAGAATACTAG
- a CDS encoding outer membrane beta-barrel protein — MKKVLLAVYLLFHFTNTYCQSTDINVNLNSGLFSFAGESAVSSSWINLNAQGDGYTNTPYGSQGGLSYGISTSITQFFNSNFLIGAELGYELLRSKVEITRVSGNGGGGMPIAADGQTYLRNRFINLFPKIGYRWAVAQTSIDLSVGMDIGYCLSAQEKGNAEAGTQDYTTERDRKTIDTDIRPRIQANVSKGKYGGYVGYSRGIKNYKSGFIGGTNEAYSRLIRFGLTYRVN, encoded by the coding sequence ATGAAAAAAGTACTACTGGCAGTTTACTTACTTTTTCACTTTACCAACACCTATTGTCAATCTACCGATATTAATGTAAACCTAAACTCAGGGCTTTTTTCTTTTGCAGGAGAATCAGCCGTAAGTTCGTCTTGGATAAATTTGAATGCTCAGGGAGATGGTTACACAAATACTCCTTATGGCTCGCAAGGTGGCCTAAGCTACGGTATCTCAACGAGTATAACTCAATTCTTCAACAGCAATTTTCTTATTGGAGCCGAACTAGGGTATGAACTACTCAGAAGTAAAGTGGAAATTACCCGAGTTTCTGGCAATGGTGGAGGAGGTATGCCAATAGCGGCTGATGGACAAACCTATTTGCGTAACAGATTTATCAATCTATTTCCTAAAATTGGCTACCGATGGGCCGTTGCACAAACGTCAATTGACCTTTCGGTAGGAATGGATATTGGTTACTGCCTTAGTGCTCAAGAAAAAGGAAACGCTGAAGCAGGCACTCAAGATTACACCACTGAAAGAGACCGAAAGACGATTGATACTGATATCAGACCAAGAATTCAGGCAAATGTAAGTAAAGGTAAATACGGTGGATACGTTGGTTATTCCCGAGGAATTAAAAACTATAAATCAGGCTTCATTGGGGGAACGAATGAAGCTTACAGCAGACTAATACGGTTCGGACTAACCTATCGGGTGAACTAA
- a CDS encoding shikimate dehydrogenase family protein, translating into MGDIEHLYGLIGYPLSHSFSKQYFTEKFQQEGITDSAYELFEIKTIDELPNKVLEQPNLRGLNVTIPYKQQVMKYVDELDPVAERIGAVNTVRVKKTRKVGFNSDYYGFRDSLLPWLGETAVDQALVLGTGGASKAVVCVLQDLGVGYTYVSRQTSETAISYADLKQKNLGGYPLIINTTPLGMSPQTETHPDLNYQQITSKHFCYDLVYNPAETAFMKLAQARGAKTKNGLEMLHLQAEKSWKFWNNIDD; encoded by the coding sequence GTGGGTGATATTGAACATCTTTACGGACTAATTGGCTACCCGCTAAGTCACTCCTTCTCAAAGCAGTATTTTACTGAAAAGTTTCAGCAAGAAGGTATTACCGACTCAGCCTACGAGCTGTTTGAGATAAAAACGATTGATGAGCTGCCCAACAAGGTATTAGAACAGCCCAATTTACGGGGTTTGAATGTTACTATTCCCTACAAGCAGCAGGTGATGAAGTACGTAGACGAACTTGATCCGGTAGCCGAACGCATCGGAGCGGTGAATACAGTCCGGGTTAAAAAAACCAGAAAAGTAGGCTTTAATTCAGATTATTACGGCTTCCGAGATTCGTTGCTGCCGTGGCTGGGTGAAACTGCGGTAGATCAGGCATTGGTACTAGGTACGGGAGGGGCTTCTAAAGCAGTTGTCTGTGTACTACAAGATTTGGGTGTTGGCTATACCTATGTCTCTCGTCAGACCAGCGAAACAGCTATTTCTTACGCTGACCTCAAACAAAAAAATTTAGGCGGTTACCCTCTCATTATCAATACTACTCCGCTCGGTATGAGTCCGCAAACCGAGACTCATCCTGATCTCAACTACCAGCAAATAACCTCAAAACATTTTTGCTACGATTTGGTGTACAATCCCGCAGAAACTGCCTTCATGAAATTAGCCCAAGCACGAGGCGCAAAAACGAAGAATGGCCTAGAAATGCTTCATCTACAAGCCGAAAAAAGCTGGAAGTTCTGGAACAATATTGATGATTAA
- a CDS encoding Rpn family recombination-promoting nuclease/putative transposase has product MERYINPLTDYGFKKLFGTEPNKDLLTDFLNQLLPPHHRIQKLNYAKNEHLGVGLIDRKAIFDIYCEGENGDKFIVEVQKAKQNYFKDRTVYYSTFPIQEQAKQGDWSFRLTAVYTVGILDFVFDDHQNEETILHTIKLKDQDCRTFYEKLTYIYIELPKFKKTEEQLESQFEKWLYVLRYLSQLQDRPKALQERVFQKLFKAAEIAKFNKQERASYEESVKYYRDIKNVVDTSHQEGKEEGKEEERIEVAKRGLAKGYSTEVISDMTGLSTEEIEKLK; this is encoded by the coding sequence ATGGAACGCTACATCAATCCGCTAACCGACTATGGTTTTAAAAAGCTGTTTGGAACAGAACCTAATAAGGATTTACTGACTGATTTTTTGAATCAGCTACTACCGCCTCACCATCGCATTCAAAAGCTAAATTACGCTAAGAACGAACATTTAGGTGTTGGTCTGATAGACCGGAAAGCAATCTTTGATATATACTGCGAGGGGGAAAATGGAGATAAATTTATAGTGGAAGTACAAAAAGCAAAACAGAATTACTTCAAGGATAGAACGGTCTATTACTCTACATTTCCTATTCAGGAACAAGCCAAACAAGGCGATTGGAGTTTTCGGTTGACAGCAGTTTATACGGTAGGCATTCTTGATTTCGTGTTTGACGATCATCAAAATGAAGAAACAATATTGCACACCATCAAACTGAAAGACCAGGACTGCCGTACCTTCTACGAAAAGTTGACTTACATTTACATTGAGCTTCCCAAGTTTAAGAAAACGGAAGAGCAGTTAGAATCTCAGTTTGAAAAATGGCTCTATGTGCTACGCTATCTTTCGCAGTTGCAAGATCGGCCCAAAGCGTTACAGGAGCGAGTGTTTCAGAAACTTTTCAAGGCAGCCGAGATAGCGAAATTTAATAAACAGGAACGTGCTTCTTACGAAGAAAGTGTAAAGTACTACCGCGACATCAAAAACGTAGTAGATACCTCACACCAGGAGGGGAAAGAAGAAGGAAAAGAAGAAGAAAGAATAGAAGTGGCTAAGCGAGGTTTAGCAAAAGGTTATTCTACAGAAGTGATCTCGGATATGACCGGGCTTTCCACTGAGGAAATTGAGAAACTAAAATAA